A stretch of the Panthera uncia isolate 11264 chromosome D1, Puncia_PCG_1.0, whole genome shotgun sequence genome encodes the following:
- the RCE1 gene encoding CAAX prenyl protease 2 isoform X2, translated as MAALGGDGLRLLSVSRPERQPESAALGGPGPGLCCWVSVFSCLSLACSYVGSLYVWKSELPRDHPAVIKRRFTSVLVVSSLSPLCVLLWRELTGIQPGTSLLTLMGFRLEGIFPAALLPLLLTMILFLGPLMQLSMDCPCDLADGLKVVLAPRSWARCLTDMRWLRNQVIAPLTEELVFRACMLPMLAPCTGLGPAVFTCPLFFGVAHFHHIFEQLRFRQSSVGSIFLSAGHLIGPVLCHSFCNYMGFPAVCAALEHPQRRPLLAGYALGVGLFLLLLQPLTDPKLYGSLPLCVLLERAGDSEAPLCS; from the exons ATGGCGGCGCTGGGCGGGGATGGGCTGCGCCTGCTGTCGGTGTCGCGGCCGGAGCGGCAGCCCGAGTCAGCAGCTCTGGGCGGCCCGGGCCCTGGGCTGTGCTGCTGGGTGTCTGTGTTCTCCTGTCTTAGCCTCGCCTGCTCCTACGTGGGCAGCCTCTACGTCTGGAAGAGCGAGCTGCCCAG GGACCACCCTGCAGTCATCAAGCGGCGTTTCACCAGTGTATTGGTGGTGTCCAGCCTCTCGCCTCTGTGCGTGCTACTCTGGAGAGAACTCACAGGCATCCAG CCAGGCACATCCCTGCTCACCCTGATGGGCTTCAGGCTGGAGGGTATTTTCCCAGCAGCACTGCTACCCCTGCTGCTGACCATG ATCCTTTTCCTGGGCCCACTGATGCAGCTCTCTATGGATTGCCCATGTGACCTGGCAGATGGTTTGAAGGTTGTCTTAG CTCCTCGCTCCTGGGCCCGCTGCCTCACGGATATGCGTTGGTTGCGGAACCAAGTGATTGCGCCCCTGACAGAAGAACTGGTGTTCCGGGCCTGTATGCTGCCCATGTTAGCACCATGCACGGGCCTGGGCCCTGCCGTGTTCACCTGCCCACTCTTCTTTGGAGTTG CCCATTTTCACCACATTTTTGAGCAGCTTCGATTCCGCCAGAGCAGTGTGGGGAGCATCTTCTTGTCTGCAG GACACCTGATTGGGCCGGTTCTTTGCCACTCCTTCTGCAATTACATGGGCTTTCCTGCCGTTTGCGCAGCCCTGGAACATCCGCAGAGGCGGCCCCTGCTGGCAGGCTATGCCCTGGGTGTAGGACTCTTCCTGCTTCTGCTCCAGCCCCTCACGGACCCCAAGCTCTACGGCAGCCTTCCCCTTTGTGTGCTTTTGGAACGGGCAGGAGACTCAGAGGCTCCCTTGTGCTCCTGA
- the RCE1 gene encoding CAAX prenyl protease 2 isoform X4, with protein sequence MAALGGDGLRLLSVSRPERQPESAALGGPGPGLCCWVSVFSCLSLACSYVGSLYVWKSELPRDHPAVIKRRFTSVLVVSSLSPLCVLLWRELTGIQPGTSLLTLMGFRLEGIFPAALLPLLLTMILFLGPLMQLSMDCPCDLADGLKVVLAPRSWARCLTDMRWLRNQVIAPLTEELVFRACMLPMLAPCTGLGPAVFTCPLFFGVAHFHHIFEQLRFRQSSVGSIFLSAAFQFSYTAVFGAYTAFLFIRTEELRTKAAALRTARTLPNNNVPL encoded by the exons ATGGCGGCGCTGGGCGGGGATGGGCTGCGCCTGCTGTCGGTGTCGCGGCCGGAGCGGCAGCCCGAGTCAGCAGCTCTGGGCGGCCCGGGCCCTGGGCTGTGCTGCTGGGTGTCTGTGTTCTCCTGTCTTAGCCTCGCCTGCTCCTACGTGGGCAGCCTCTACGTCTGGAAGAGCGAGCTGCCCAG GGACCACCCTGCAGTCATCAAGCGGCGTTTCACCAGTGTATTGGTGGTGTCCAGCCTCTCGCCTCTGTGCGTGCTACTCTGGAGAGAACTCACAGGCATCCAG CCAGGCACATCCCTGCTCACCCTGATGGGCTTCAGGCTGGAGGGTATTTTCCCAGCAGCACTGCTACCCCTGCTGCTGACCATG ATCCTTTTCCTGGGCCCACTGATGCAGCTCTCTATGGATTGCCCATGTGACCTGGCAGATGGTTTGAAGGTTGTCTTAG CTCCTCGCTCCTGGGCCCGCTGCCTCACGGATATGCGTTGGTTGCGGAACCAAGTGATTGCGCCCCTGACAGAAGAACTGGTGTTCCGGGCCTGTATGCTGCCCATGTTAGCACCATGCACGGGCCTGGGCCCTGCCGTGTTCACCTGCCCACTCTTCTTTGGAGTTG CCCATTTTCACCACATTTTTGAGCAGCTTCGATTCCGCCAGAGCAGTGTGGGGAGCATCTTCTTGTCTGCAG CGTTCCAGTTCTCCTACACAGCTGTCTTCGGCGCCTACACTGCTTTCCTCTTCATCCGCACAG
- the RCE1 gene encoding CAAX prenyl protease 2 isoform X6, with protein sequence MGFRLEGIFPAALLPLLLTMILFLGPLMQLSMDCPCDLADGLKVVLAPRSWARCLTDMRWLRNQVIAPLTEELVFRACMLPMLAPCTGLGPAVFTCPLFFGVAHFHHIFEQLRFRQSSVGSIFLSAAFQFSYTAVFGAYTAFLFIRTGHLIGPVLCHSFCNYMGFPAVCAALEHPQRRPLLAGYALGVGLFLLLLQPLTDPKLYGSLPLCVLLERAGDSEAPLCS encoded by the exons ATGGGCTTCAGGCTGGAGGGTATTTTCCCAGCAGCACTGCTACCCCTGCTGCTGACCATG ATCCTTTTCCTGGGCCCACTGATGCAGCTCTCTATGGATTGCCCATGTGACCTGGCAGATGGTTTGAAGGTTGTCTTAG CTCCTCGCTCCTGGGCCCGCTGCCTCACGGATATGCGTTGGTTGCGGAACCAAGTGATTGCGCCCCTGACAGAAGAACTGGTGTTCCGGGCCTGTATGCTGCCCATGTTAGCACCATGCACGGGCCTGGGCCCTGCCGTGTTCACCTGCCCACTCTTCTTTGGAGTTG CCCATTTTCACCACATTTTTGAGCAGCTTCGATTCCGCCAGAGCAGTGTGGGGAGCATCTTCTTGTCTGCAG CGTTCCAGTTCTCCTACACAGCTGTCTTCGGCGCCTACACTGCTTTCCTCTTCATCCGCACAG GACACCTGATTGGGCCGGTTCTTTGCCACTCCTTCTGCAATTACATGGGCTTTCCTGCCGTTTGCGCAGCCCTGGAACATCCGCAGAGGCGGCCCCTGCTGGCAGGCTATGCCCTGGGTGTAGGACTCTTCCTGCTTCTGCTCCAGCCCCTCACGGACCCCAAGCTCTACGGCAGCCTTCCCCTTTGTGTGCTTTTGGAACGGGCAGGAGACTCAGAGGCTCCCTTGTGCTCCTGA
- the RCE1 gene encoding CAAX prenyl protease 2 isoform X1, protein MAALGGDGLRLLSVSRPERQPESAALGGPGPGLCCWVSVFSCLSLACSYVGSLYVWKSELPRDHPAVIKRRFTSVLVVSSLSPLCVLLWRELTGIQPGTSLLTLMGFRLEGIFPAALLPLLLTMILFLGPLMQLSMDCPCDLADGLKVVLAPRSWARCLTDMRWLRNQVIAPLTEELVFRACMLPMLAPCTGLGPAVFTCPLFFGVAHFHHIFEQLRFRQSSVGSIFLSAAFQFSYTAVFGAYTAFLFIRTGHLIGPVLCHSFCNYMGFPAVCAALEHPQRRPLLAGYALGVGLFLLLLQPLTDPKLYGSLPLCVLLERAGDSEAPLCS, encoded by the exons ATGGCGGCGCTGGGCGGGGATGGGCTGCGCCTGCTGTCGGTGTCGCGGCCGGAGCGGCAGCCCGAGTCAGCAGCTCTGGGCGGCCCGGGCCCTGGGCTGTGCTGCTGGGTGTCTGTGTTCTCCTGTCTTAGCCTCGCCTGCTCCTACGTGGGCAGCCTCTACGTCTGGAAGAGCGAGCTGCCCAG GGACCACCCTGCAGTCATCAAGCGGCGTTTCACCAGTGTATTGGTGGTGTCCAGCCTCTCGCCTCTGTGCGTGCTACTCTGGAGAGAACTCACAGGCATCCAG CCAGGCACATCCCTGCTCACCCTGATGGGCTTCAGGCTGGAGGGTATTTTCCCAGCAGCACTGCTACCCCTGCTGCTGACCATG ATCCTTTTCCTGGGCCCACTGATGCAGCTCTCTATGGATTGCCCATGTGACCTGGCAGATGGTTTGAAGGTTGTCTTAG CTCCTCGCTCCTGGGCCCGCTGCCTCACGGATATGCGTTGGTTGCGGAACCAAGTGATTGCGCCCCTGACAGAAGAACTGGTGTTCCGGGCCTGTATGCTGCCCATGTTAGCACCATGCACGGGCCTGGGCCCTGCCGTGTTCACCTGCCCACTCTTCTTTGGAGTTG CCCATTTTCACCACATTTTTGAGCAGCTTCGATTCCGCCAGAGCAGTGTGGGGAGCATCTTCTTGTCTGCAG CGTTCCAGTTCTCCTACACAGCTGTCTTCGGCGCCTACACTGCTTTCCTCTTCATCCGCACAG GACACCTGATTGGGCCGGTTCTTTGCCACTCCTTCTGCAATTACATGGGCTTTCCTGCCGTTTGCGCAGCCCTGGAACATCCGCAGAGGCGGCCCCTGCTGGCAGGCTATGCCCTGGGTGTAGGACTCTTCCTGCTTCTGCTCCAGCCCCTCACGGACCCCAAGCTCTACGGCAGCCTTCCCCTTTGTGTGCTTTTGGAACGGGCAGGAGACTCAGAGGCTCCCTTGTGCTCCTGA